From a region of the Fischerella sp. JS2 genome:
- the ctpA gene encoding carboxyl-terminal processing protease CtpA yields the protein MGLMYKQVFRVGLSLFVAFWLGFCNFCQPATALTQEQKLVSEVWRIVNRTYLDDTFNHQNWAAVRQKILSTSLPDQKSTYTAIHEMLKSLDDPFTRFLDPEQYRSLQVNTSGELTGVGLQIALNQQTGGLEVVAPIAGSPAEKAGIRSRDRIVKIEGIATQNLTLDEAAARMRGPIGSLVTLVIERDGEGQKEFRVMRDRISLNPVVAELQNTPGGLPFGYIRLTQFNANAATELAQAINSLEKKGASAYILDLRNNPGGLLQAGIEVARLWLDSGTIVYTANRQGIQGSFESFGPALTNDPLVVLVNEGTASASEILAGALQDNGRAILVGETTFGKGLIQSLFELSDGSGLAVTIAKYETPKHRDINKLGIKPDKIIASVPITREQIGTEADLQYQAAMEVLTQHSVLAGGAG from the coding sequence ATGGGGTTAATGTATAAGCAGGTTTTTCGGGTTGGATTGTCACTTTTTGTAGCGTTTTGGTTAGGATTTTGCAATTTTTGTCAACCAGCAACGGCATTGACACAAGAACAAAAGCTGGTATCGGAAGTATGGCGAATTGTGAACCGCACTTATTTAGATGACACGTTTAATCATCAAAATTGGGCGGCTGTGAGGCAAAAAATTCTTTCCACATCTCTACCAGACCAAAAATCAACATACACAGCAATTCATGAAATGCTCAAAAGCCTTGATGACCCCTTTACCCGTTTTTTAGATCCAGAGCAATACCGGAGTTTACAGGTAAATACTTCTGGAGAACTGACTGGGGTAGGCTTACAAATTGCTTTGAATCAACAGACAGGCGGTTTGGAAGTAGTGGCTCCGATTGCAGGCTCACCAGCAGAAAAAGCAGGAATTAGGTCGCGCGATCGCATTGTCAAAATAGAGGGTATTGCTACACAAAACCTTACGCTTGATGAAGCTGCTGCGAGAATGCGTGGCCCAATTGGCAGTTTAGTCACGTTAGTTATCGAACGAGACGGAGAAGGGCAAAAAGAGTTTCGAGTTATGCGCGATCGCATTTCTCTAAACCCTGTAGTCGCAGAGTTACAAAATACTCCAGGAGGACTCCCATTTGGGTATATTCGCCTCACTCAATTTAATGCTAATGCTGCTACAGAGTTGGCACAAGCCATTAATAGTTTAGAGAAAAAAGGCGCATCTGCATACATTCTGGATTTGCGAAATAACCCTGGAGGCTTACTACAAGCAGGGATTGAAGTAGCACGTTTGTGGTTAGATTCTGGTACGATCGTCTACACAGCCAATCGCCAAGGAATTCAAGGCAGCTTTGAATCATTTGGCCCAGCACTCACGAATGATCCGCTAGTTGTTCTGGTCAATGAAGGCACAGCTAGTGCTAGTGAGATTCTCGCTGGTGCATTGCAAGATAACGGTCGTGCCATACTCGTAGGGGAAACCACCTTTGGTAAAGGCTTAATCCAATCCTTGTTTGAATTGTCGGATGGTTCTGGTTTAGCAGTCACCATTGCCAAGTACGAAACCCCAAAACATAGAGACATTAATAAATTAGGTATAAAACCAGACAAAATAATTGCCTCTGTGCCAATTACTCGCGAACAGATTGGTACAGAAGCTGACTTGCAATATCAAGCAGCAATGGAAGTGCTGACACAACACTCTGTGCTGGCAGGTGGGGCAGGTTAA
- the petB gene encoding cytochrome b6: protein MANVYDWFEERLEIQAIADDVTSKYVPPHVNIFYCLGGITLTCFLIQFATGFAMTFYYKPTVTEAYASVQYIMNEVSFGWLIRSIHKWSASMMVLMMILHVFRVYLTGGFKKPRELTWVSGVILAVITVSFGVTGYSLPWDQVGYWAVKIVSGVPEAIPVVGTLISELLRGGSSVGQGTLTRYYSAHTFVLPWLIAVFMLFHFLMIRKQGISGPL, encoded by the coding sequence ATGGCCAATGTTTATGACTGGTTCGAGGAGCGCTTGGAGATTCAAGCGATCGCTGATGACGTCACCAGCAAGTACGTCCCTCCCCATGTCAACATCTTCTACTGCCTGGGTGGAATTACCCTCACTTGCTTTTTAATCCAGTTTGCCACTGGATTTGCCATGACATTCTACTACAAGCCAACTGTAACGGAAGCTTATGCTTCTGTGCAGTACATCATGAATGAAGTGAGCTTTGGTTGGTTAATTCGCTCCATCCACAAATGGTCTGCCAGCATGATGGTGCTGATGATGATTCTGCACGTATTCCGGGTTTACCTCACTGGCGGTTTCAAAAAGCCCCGCGAGTTAACCTGGGTCAGTGGAGTCATCCTAGCGGTGATTACCGTTTCTTTTGGCGTCACTGGCTATTCTCTGCCTTGGGATCAAGTTGGCTATTGGGCGGTGAAAATCGTTAGCGGTGTACCAGAAGCAATTCCCGTAGTTGGCACTTTGATTTCTGAACTGCTGCGCGGCGGTTCTAGCGTCGGACAAGGAACACTAACTCGTTACTATAGTGCCCACACCTTTGTATTGCCTTGGCTAATTGCCGTCTTCATGTTGTTTCACTTCTTGATGATTCGCAAACAAGGGATTTCCGGCCCATTGTAA
- the petD gene encoding cytochrome b6-f complex subunit IV: MATLKKPDLSDPTLRAKLAKGMGHNYYGEPAWPNDLLYVFPVVIMGSFACIVALAVLDPALVGEPANPFATPLEILPEWYLYPVFQILRSVPNKLLGVLLMASVPLGLILVPFIENVNKFQNPFRRPVATAVFLFGTLVTLYLGIGATFPLDKSLTLGLF; encoded by the coding sequence ATGGCAACACTAAAGAAACCAGATCTGAGCGATCCTACCTTAAGAGCCAAACTAGCCAAAGGTATGGGTCATAACTACTATGGCGAACCCGCTTGGCCCAATGACCTACTCTACGTCTTTCCAGTTGTAATCATGGGAAGTTTCGCTTGCATTGTGGCCCTAGCTGTACTAGACCCAGCTTTGGTCGGAGAACCAGCAAATCCCTTTGCAACACCGCTAGAAATTTTGCCAGAGTGGTACTTGTACCCTGTATTCCAAATTTTGCGCTCAGTTCCCAACAAACTCTTAGGAGTATTGTTGATGGCATCTGTACCTCTGGGACTGATCCTTGTTCCCTTTATTGAGAATGTCAACAAGTTTCAAAATCCCTTCCGTCGTCCTGTAGCGACAGCAGTTTTTCTTTTCGGTACTTTAGTTACCCTCTACTTAGGTATTGGTGCTACTTTCCCATTGGATAAATCTTTGACTTTGGGATTATTCTAA
- a CDS encoding anti-sigma regulatory factor codes for MLSIVQQDHLTVKSELKLLNRVQQWFEQFCLQHLSKLDWSEGQLHRLNLALAEGFTNAVRHAHHTLPPETTIDIDVSLWMDRLEIRIWDYGKPFNPDAITEPEPGTLQVGGYGWFLLRRLVDQVVYERGADGRNCLLIVKYGLLKQQ; via the coding sequence ATGCTTAGCATAGTGCAGCAAGACCATCTGACTGTGAAGAGCGAACTCAAGCTTCTAAACCGGGTGCAACAGTGGTTTGAACAATTCTGTTTGCAACATTTATCTAAACTTGATTGGTCAGAAGGTCAACTTCATCGCCTTAACCTAGCATTAGCAGAAGGTTTTACTAATGCCGTCCGCCATGCTCATCATACCCTCCCTCCAGAAACAACCATTGATATAGACGTTTCTCTATGGATGGATCGACTAGAGATTAGAATCTGGGATTATGGCAAACCTTTTAATCCTGATGCGATCACTGAACCAGAGCCAGGTACTCTGCAAGTCGGTGGGTATGGATGGTTCCTGTTGCGACGCTTGGTCGATCAAGTCGTCTATGAACGTGGTGCGGATGGCAGAAATTGCTTGCTGATCGTTAAGTATGGTCTACTAAAGCAGCAATAA